The Pantoea sp. At-9b genome includes a window with the following:
- a CDS encoding MurR/RpiR family transcriptional regulator, translated as MLEQIQAQLPALSKSERKVAEQILAAPQEAMHSSIATLARAAQVSEPTVNRFCHRMGTRGFPDFKLQLAQSLAKGPNWVSRGVEENDSVESYSQKIFDSALAGLSRVSQQLDRAVIHQAVHALTRANKIAFFGLGASAVVAHDATNKFLRFNLPVIWSEDIVIQRMSCINSGPNDVFVLISHTGRTKNMIELARLARVNASTVLAITSPGSPLAAEATLALTLDVPEDTDIYLPMVSRLAQLTLVDVLATGFTLERGTSFRENLKRVKEALRDSRLEKHVQQEINAQQNN; from the coding sequence ATGCTGGAACAGATTCAGGCGCAATTACCGGCGCTGAGCAAATCAGAACGAAAAGTCGCAGAGCAGATCCTTGCCGCACCGCAGGAGGCGATGCATTCCAGCATTGCTACACTGGCACGTGCTGCGCAGGTCAGCGAGCCGACGGTGAATCGTTTTTGCCATCGTATGGGGACGCGGGGTTTTCCCGACTTCAAACTGCAACTGGCACAGAGTCTGGCAAAAGGCCCGAATTGGGTCAGCCGTGGTGTGGAAGAAAATGACAGCGTCGAAAGCTACAGCCAGAAAATTTTCGATTCCGCATTGGCCGGATTAAGTCGCGTCAGCCAACAACTGGATCGGGCTGTCATTCATCAGGCGGTTCACGCACTGACACGGGCGAATAAAATTGCGTTTTTTGGTCTGGGTGCCTCCGCCGTCGTCGCCCATGACGCCACCAATAAGTTTCTGCGTTTTAATCTGCCGGTCATCTGGTCAGAGGATATTGTGATCCAGCGCATGAGTTGCATAAATAGTGGACCAAATGACGTTTTTGTTCTCATATCACATACTGGTCGAACCAAAAATATGATAGAACTGGCTCGCCTGGCGCGTGTAAACGCTTCCACCGTTTTGGCTATCACCTCACCCGGTTCACCGCTTGCGGCAGAAGCCACGCTGGCACTGACGCTCGATGTCCCGGAGGATACTGATATCTATTTGCCAATGGTGTCCCGCCTGGCACAATTGACCCTGGTCGATGTCCTGGCAACGGGTTTTACCCTTGAGCGCGGCACCTCTTTTCGCGAAAATCTGAAACGCGTGAAAGAGGCGCTAAGAGATTCGCGCCTGGAGAAGCATGTGCAGCAGGAAATCAATGCACAGCAAAATAATTAA
- the pyk gene encoding pyruvate kinase — protein MSRRLRRTKIVTTLGPATDRDNNLEKIIAAGANVVRLNFSHGTPEDHQLRANKVREIAAKLGRHVAILGDLQGPKIRVSTFKEGKVFLNVGDRFLLDASLGKGEGDKEKVGIDYKGLPADVVPGDILLLDDGRVQLKVLEVQGMKVFTEVTVGGPLSNNKGINKLGGGLSAEALTEKDKADIITAAKIGVDYLAVSFPRCGEDMNYARRLARDAGCDAKLVAKVERAEAVATQEAMDDIILASDVVMVARGDLGVEIGDPELVGIQKALIRRARQLNRTIITATQMMESMITNPMPTRAEVMDVANAVLDGTDAVMLSAETAAGQYPAETVSAMAKVCLGAEKIPSVNVSKHRLEVQFDNIEEAIAMSAMYAANHLQGVTAIITMTESGRTALMTSRITSGLPIFAMSRHERTLNLTALYRGVTPVYFDSNNDGVAAAHDAINLLRDKGFLVAGDLVIVTQGDVMATTGTTNTSRVLRVD, from the coding sequence ATGTCCAGACGTCTCAGAAGAACCAAGATCGTAACAACCCTCGGCCCGGCAACCGATCGCGATAACAACCTCGAAAAAATCATTGCGGCGGGTGCGAACGTTGTACGACTAAACTTCTCCCACGGAACCCCGGAAGATCACCAGTTACGCGCGAATAAAGTGCGTGAGATTGCGGCCAAACTGGGTCGCCATGTCGCCATTCTTGGCGATTTACAGGGTCCCAAAATTCGTGTTTCGACCTTCAAAGAAGGCAAAGTGTTCCTCAATGTTGGCGACCGTTTCCTGCTGGATGCCAGCCTGGGTAAAGGTGAAGGCGACAAAGAGAAAGTCGGTATTGATTACAAAGGTCTGCCGGCCGATGTCGTTCCCGGCGATATTTTGCTGCTGGACGATGGTCGTGTGCAGCTGAAAGTGCTGGAAGTCCAGGGCATGAAAGTGTTTACCGAAGTGACCGTCGGTGGCCCGCTTTCCAACAACAAAGGCATTAACAAACTGGGCGGCGGCCTGTCAGCCGAAGCACTGACCGAGAAAGATAAAGCCGATATCATCACCGCGGCGAAAATTGGCGTGGATTACCTGGCCGTCTCTTTCCCCCGTTGTGGCGAAGATATGAACTATGCGCGTCGTCTGGCGCGTGATGCGGGTTGCGATGCCAAACTGGTTGCCAAAGTGGAGCGTGCGGAAGCGGTTGCTACTCAGGAAGCCATGGATGACATCATCCTCGCTTCTGATGTGGTGATGGTAGCGCGTGGTGACCTGGGTGTGGAAATTGGTGACCCGGAGCTGGTGGGGATTCAGAAAGCGTTGATCCGTCGTGCACGTCAGTTGAACCGTACCATCATCACCGCGACACAGATGATGGAATCCATGATCACCAACCCGATGCCAACGCGCGCAGAAGTCATGGACGTCGCTAACGCCGTGCTGGATGGCACCGATGCCGTCATGCTGTCTGCGGAAACGGCTGCGGGCCAGTACCCGGCTGAGACCGTTTCTGCCATGGCTAAAGTGTGCCTGGGCGCGGAAAAAATCCCCAGCGTCAATGTGTCTAAGCACCGCCTTGAAGTGCAGTTCGACAACATTGAAGAAGCCATTGCGATGTCAGCGATGTATGCCGCCAACCATTTGCAAGGCGTAACCGCGATTATCACCATGACGGAATCTGGCCGCACCGCGCTGATGACCTCACGTATCACGTCAGGTCTGCCGATCTTCGCTATGTCACGTCATGAACGTACTCTGAACCTGACGGCGCTGTACCGTGGTGTGACGCCGGTCTACTTTGACAGCAACAATGATGGTGTTGCCGCCGCGCATGATGCCATTAACCTGTTGCGTGACAAAGGTTTCCTCGTTGCAGGTGACCTGGTCATTGTCACCCAGGGTGATGTGATGGCGACCACTGGCACCACCAATACCAGCCGTGTACTGCGCGTAGATTAA
- a CDS encoding MFS transporter, translated as MARYQPITQLTGRVLLFPLALVLFEFATYIAHDMIQPGMLVVTGEFNVGPEWVSTSLTAYLMGGVVLQWLLGPLSDKYGRRPVLLFGILFFAAACLLTTLVENIEQFVALRFIQGISLCFIGAVSYAAVQEAFAEALAVRMMALMANVALLAPLAGPLAGAAWLSVSDWRSMFWLFAACSIVAFVVLWRIMPETAGDRSHSIALPTLARGYGRLARDRQVMYGSFAIGLVFIPILTWVALSPVILMHDEGLSRLQYALLQLPVFLAMIGGNLTLGKLAGRVPIEQPVKFAAWPILLGLSIALLANLFNSHSYLLLTAGLSLYAFGAGMVNAGLYRLTLYASNEGKGSIAAMLGMISILTLAIGIELAKSGYFSGGTPWFSTINFISGVMWFGLVTLFLRERKRRSHIAAV; from the coding sequence ATGGCCCGCTATCAACCGATAACTCAACTCACCGGGCGCGTGCTGCTGTTCCCGCTGGCGCTGGTGTTGTTCGAGTTCGCCACCTATATCGCCCATGACATGATTCAGCCCGGCATGTTAGTGGTGACCGGCGAATTCAATGTTGGTCCAGAATGGGTATCGACCTCGCTGACGGCTTACCTGATGGGCGGTGTGGTGCTGCAATGGCTGCTCGGCCCACTTTCTGACAAATATGGCCGACGGCCGGTGCTGTTGTTCGGCATTCTGTTCTTTGCCGCCGCCTGTCTGCTGACCACCCTGGTGGAGAACATCGAACAATTCGTAGCGTTACGCTTTATCCAGGGCATCAGCCTGTGCTTTATCGGTGCCGTTAGCTATGCGGCGGTCCAGGAAGCGTTTGCTGAAGCGCTGGCGGTGCGCATGATGGCGTTAATGGCGAATGTCGCACTCCTTGCCCCCTTAGCTGGCCCGCTGGCCGGTGCCGCCTGGCTCAGCGTCAGTGACTGGCGCAGCATGTTCTGGTTGTTTGCTGCCTGTAGCATCGTGGCATTTGTGGTGCTGTGGCGCATCATGCCGGAAACTGCGGGTGACCGTAGCCACTCCATTGCCCTGCCGACACTGGCGCGCGGCTATGGCCGTCTGGCGCGTGACCGTCAGGTGATGTATGGATCTTTCGCCATTGGTTTGGTGTTTATCCCCATCCTGACCTGGGTGGCGCTATCACCGGTGATCCTGATGCATGATGAAGGGTTATCCCGTTTGCAGTATGCCCTGCTGCAACTGCCGGTATTCCTCGCGATGATTGGCGGAAACCTGACCCTGGGTAAGCTGGCCGGTCGGGTGCCGATTGAACAGCCGGTAAAATTTGCCGCCTGGCCAATCTTGCTGGGTCTGAGTATCGCGCTGCTGGCGAATCTCTTTAACAGCCACAGCTATCTGCTGCTCACGGCCGGTTTGAGTCTGTACGCCTTTGGTGCCGGGATGGTGAACGCCGGGTTATACCGTCTGACGCTGTATGCCAGCAACGAAGGGAAAGGCAGCATCGCAGCGATGCTGGGTATGATCAGCATTCTCACCCTGGCTATCGGCATCGAACTGGCAAAGAGTGGTTATTTCAGCGGCGGTACGCCGTGGTTCAGCACCATCAACTTTATCAGCGGTGTCATGTGGTTCGGACTGGTGACGCTCTTTCTGCGTGAACGTAAACGCCGCAGCCACATTGCTGCCGTCTAA
- a CDS encoding omptin family outer membrane protease, whose product MKKTAVAAMMMAVLSGSAYAESAQFMPNFSADSISVATSIGMLGGKSKELVYDASNARKVSQLDWKIKNVAILKGDFSWDAYSFLTLNARGWTSLASGSGHMDDYDWQNANQSNWTDHSSHPSTDVNYANEYDLNVKGWFLQGDDYKVGAVAGYQETRFSWTATGGSYNYDNGAFQGNFPNGQAGIGYSQRFSMPYIGLVGQYRINDFEFNAQFKFSDWVRAHDNDEHYLRDLTFREKTSNSRYYGAAVDAGYYVTENAKVFAEFTYSKYEEGKGGTQVIYTPTGESASYGGDAAGISNKNYTVTVGLQYRF is encoded by the coding sequence ATGAAAAAAACTGCTGTTGCGGCAATGATGATGGCCGTACTTTCAGGGAGCGCTTACGCTGAGTCTGCGCAATTTATGCCAAACTTTTCAGCGGACAGCATCAGCGTTGCAACCTCCATCGGGATGCTGGGCGGGAAATCGAAAGAGCTGGTGTATGACGCCAGCAACGCACGTAAAGTTAGCCAGCTCGACTGGAAAATTAAAAACGTTGCGATCCTGAAAGGCGATTTCTCCTGGGATGCGTATTCTTTCCTGACGCTGAACGCGCGTGGCTGGACGTCACTGGCTTCTGGCTCCGGCCATATGGACGACTACGACTGGCAGAACGCGAATCAGTCTAACTGGACCGATCACTCGTCACACCCGAGCACTGACGTCAATTACGCCAACGAATACGACCTGAACGTGAAAGGTTGGTTCCTGCAGGGTGACGATTACAAAGTGGGTGCCGTTGCCGGTTATCAGGAAACGCGTTTTAGCTGGACCGCCACCGGCGGTTCTTACAACTACGATAACGGCGCATTCCAGGGCAACTTCCCGAACGGTCAGGCCGGCATTGGCTACAGCCAGCGCTTCTCTATGCCGTACATTGGGTTAGTCGGCCAGTACCGTATCAATGACTTTGAATTTAACGCGCAGTTCAAATTCAGTGACTGGGTTCGCGCGCACGACAACGACGAACACTATCTGCGTGATTTAACCTTCCGCGAGAAAACCTCGAACTCACGTTACTACGGTGCTGCCGTGGATGCGGGTTACTACGTTACTGAGAACGCGAAAGTATTTGCTGAATTCACTTACAGTAAATATGAAGAAGGGAAAGGCGGCACGCAGGTGATTTATACGCCGACCGGTGAGTCAGCGTCTTATGGCGGCGACGCTGCGGGTATTTCCAACAAAAACTATACCGTTACCGTTGGTTTGCAGTATCGCTTCTAA
- the lpxM gene encoding lauroyl-Kdo(2)-lipid IV(A) myristoyltransferase (LpxM is lauroyl-Kdo(2)-lipid IV(A) myristoyltransferase, an enzyme characterized in Escherichia coli and involved in biosynthesis of the form of lipid A found in that species and some closely related species.) gives METRKKNNIEFIPVFQRSFLKPKYWGNWLAIGALAGMAMLPAKVRDPVLGGLGKLAGKLAKSARRRALINLYYCLPELSEAQREDIVDQMFATAPQAMVMMAELGIRDPARVRQRVDWYGREIIEQLQANNENVIFLVPHGWGVDIPAMLLASEGQMMAAMFHNQSDPLLDYVWNTVRRRYGGRMHARNDGIKPFISSVRQGYWGYYLPDQDHGAEHSEFVDFFATYKATLPAVGRLMKVCRARVVPLFPVYNSKTHRLEVYVRPPMDDLLDADDKTLARRMNEEVEIFVRPHPEQYTWILKLLKTRKEGDIEPYVRKDLYPRK, from the coding sequence ATGGAAACCCGTAAGAAAAATAACATTGAGTTTATCCCCGTGTTTCAACGTTCTTTTTTGAAGCCAAAATACTGGGGCAATTGGCTGGCGATTGGGGCGCTGGCTGGCATGGCTATGCTGCCTGCCAAAGTGCGTGATCCGGTGCTGGGTGGTCTGGGCAAACTGGCCGGCAAGCTGGCGAAAAGCGCGCGTCGTCGTGCATTGATCAATCTTTATTACTGCCTGCCTGAACTGAGTGAAGCGCAACGCGAAGACATCGTTGACCAGATGTTTGCCACTGCGCCGCAGGCGATGGTGATGATGGCCGAATTGGGCATCCGCGATCCGGCCCGCGTGCGTCAACGTGTGGATTGGTATGGCCGTGAAATCATCGAGCAATTACAGGCCAATAACGAAAACGTGATATTCCTCGTGCCTCACGGCTGGGGAGTCGATATTCCGGCGATGCTGCTGGCGTCTGAAGGTCAGATGATGGCGGCGATGTTCCATAACCAAAGCGACCCGCTACTGGATTACGTGTGGAACACCGTTCGTCGCCGTTATGGTGGCCGCATGCATGCCCGTAACGACGGTATCAAACCCTTTATCAGCTCAGTACGTCAGGGCTATTGGGGCTATTATCTGCCTGACCAGGATCACGGTGCTGAACACAGCGAATTTGTTGATTTCTTTGCAACCTATAAAGCGACCCTGCCGGCGGTTGGTCGTTTGATGAAGGTGTGCCGTGCGCGCGTGGTGCCGCTGTTTCCGGTGTACAACAGCAAGACGCATCGGCTTGAGGTCTATGTGCGACCGCCGATGGATGACCTGCTGGACGCTGATGATAAAACCCTGGCACGGCGGATGAATGAGGAAGTGGAAATCTTTGTCCGCCCGCATCCCGAGCAATACACCTGGATTCTGAAATTGCTGAAGACGCGCAAAGAAGGGGATATCGAACCCTACGTGCGTAAAGATCTTTACCCACGCAAATAA
- the mepM gene encoding murein DD-endopeptidase MepM gives MQQIARSVALAFNNLPRPHRVMLGSLTVITLAVAVWRPYVYHPSDDTPVVKSITLDKFESPHLLPEASEPIDQTAPEPEPEEDIPADDIDKDVPDNPNVHDYTVSSGDTLSSALNQYGIDLSDINALVSSDKDLRGLRVGQQLSWTLNADGQLQTFSWEMDRRETRTYERQTNGSFKMQQELQKGEWQNSVLKGEVRGSFAASARSAGLSSAETSSVIKALQWQMDFRKLRAGDQFSVMMSREMLNGKSAQSQLVGVRLRTGGKDYYAFRAEDGKFYDRNGSGLARGFMRFPTVKQFRVSSNFNPRRLNPVTGRIAPHRGVDFALPIGTPVLAVGDGEVVVAKNGGAAGNYVAIRHGRQYMTRYMHLSKVLVKPGQKVKRGDRIALSGNTGRSTGPHLHYEIWINNQAVNPLTAKLPRMEGLTGKDRSSYLADVKTWLPQLALK, from the coding sequence GTGCAGCAGATAGCCCGCTCTGTCGCCCTCGCATTTAATAATTTGCCGCGCCCCCACCGCGTTATGCTGGGGTCATTAACTGTCATCACATTGGCCGTCGCTGTATGGCGGCCCTATGTTTATCATCCCAGTGACGATACGCCGGTTGTCAAAAGCATCACACTGGACAAGTTCGAATCACCGCATCTGTTACCGGAAGCCAGTGAGCCGATCGATCAAACGGCCCCTGAGCCCGAGCCGGAAGAAGATATCCCGGCTGACGATATCGATAAAGACGTGCCGGACAATCCGAACGTCCACGATTACACCGTTTCTTCCGGGGATACCCTGAGCAGTGCGCTGAATCAGTACGGTATCGATCTCAGCGACATCAATGCCCTGGTCAGCAGTGATAAAGATCTCCGCGGACTGCGCGTAGGCCAGCAACTGAGCTGGACTTTGAACGCGGATGGGCAGTTGCAAACCTTCAGCTGGGAAATGGATCGTCGTGAAACCCGTACTTATGAGCGCCAGACCAACGGCAGCTTTAAGATGCAGCAGGAGCTGCAAAAGGGTGAATGGCAGAATAGCGTGTTGAAAGGCGAAGTCCGCGGCAGTTTTGCCGCCAGCGCGCGCAGCGCCGGATTAAGCAGTGCTGAAACCAGCAGCGTGATCAAAGCGTTACAGTGGCAAATGGATTTCCGCAAGCTGCGTGCTGGCGACCAGTTCAGCGTGATGATGTCACGCGAAATGCTGAACGGTAAGAGCGCACAAAGCCAGTTGGTCGGTGTCCGTCTGCGTACCGGTGGTAAAGATTACTATGCGTTCCGCGCCGAAGACGGCAAATTCTACGATCGCAATGGCTCTGGCCTGGCACGTGGATTTATGCGCTTCCCGACCGTGAAGCAGTTCCGCGTTTCATCCAACTTTAACCCGCGTCGTCTGAATCCGGTCACCGGTCGCATTGCGCCACACCGTGGTGTTGACTTCGCACTGCCGATTGGTACGCCGGTCCTGGCGGTGGGCGATGGTGAAGTGGTGGTCGCCAAGAATGGCGGCGCTGCCGGTAATTATGTGGCGATTCGCCATGGCCGTCAGTATATGACGCGATATATGCATCTGAGCAAAGTGTTGGTCAAACCGGGCCAGAAAGTTAAACGTGGCGATCGTATCGCACTCTCCGGTAATACCGGACGCTCTACCGGACCGCATCTGCATTATGAAATCTGGATTAACAACCAGGCGGTTAACCCCCTGACGGCGAAACTGCCGCGCATGGAAGGTCTGACGGGTAAAGATCGCTCCAGCTATCTGGCGGATGTGAAAACCTGGCTGCCACAACTGGCGTTGAAATAA
- the znuA gene encoding zinc ABC transporter substrate-binding protein ZnuA yields the protein MLHIKKRLAFTLPAVAIATAVALPASAAVVASIKPIGFIAAAIADGVTPVEVLLPDGASEHDYALRPSDIKRIKNADLVVWVGPEMEAFLTKSAAQLPANKNLEIADIAGVKPLLIRGIDDDEHEHADELSQQSVKSGQQDASDEHHHHGEFNMHLWMSPEIARQSAVAIHGKLLELMPQSKAKLDANLQQFEAALADTDKDIGAQLAPVRSKGYFVFHDAYSYFEKHYGLSPLGHFTVNPEIQPGAQRLNQIRTQLVEQKATCVFAEPQFRPAVIDAVSRGTNVRKGTLDPLGMGISLTKDSYVKFLSQLSSQYASCLNGA from the coding sequence ATGTTACACATTAAAAAACGCCTTGCTTTTACCCTTCCTGCGGTAGCGATAGCTACTGCTGTTGCTTTGCCAGCATCGGCTGCGGTTGTTGCCTCAATTAAACCCATCGGATTTATCGCCGCCGCGATCGCTGATGGTGTCACACCGGTAGAAGTGCTGCTACCGGATGGCGCGTCTGAGCATGATTATGCACTCCGTCCTTCAGATATAAAACGTATTAAAAACGCGGACTTAGTGGTTTGGGTTGGTCCTGAAATGGAAGCCTTTCTGACCAAGTCGGCGGCCCAACTTCCGGCGAATAAAAATCTCGAAATTGCTGATATTGCAGGGGTTAAGCCGCTTTTAATTCGCGGTATTGACGATGACGAGCATGAGCATGCTGACGAATTAAGTCAGCAATCAGTAAAGTCTGGTCAACAAGACGCGTCTGATGAACATCACCACCACGGTGAGTTTAATATGCATTTGTGGATGTCCCCAGAGATAGCAAGGCAATCAGCGGTTGCAATCCATGGGAAATTATTGGAACTTATGCCGCAAAGCAAGGCCAAACTAGACGCAAACCTGCAGCAGTTCGAGGCAGCATTAGCGGATACGGACAAAGACATTGGCGCGCAGCTTGCGCCGGTGCGGAGTAAGGGTTACTTCGTTTTTCACGATGCTTACAGCTACTTTGAGAAACATTACGGTTTATCACCATTAGGGCATTTTACCGTTAATCCTGAGATCCAACCGGGCGCACAGCGTTTAAATCAGATACGAACACAGTTGGTTGAGCAGAAAGCCACATGCGTTTTCGCTGAACCACAATTCAGGCCAGCAGTCATCGATGCAGTGTCACGAGGAACCAATGTGCGCAAAGGCACCTTGGATCCGTTGGGCATGGGAATCAGCTTAACCAAAGACAGCTACGTGAAATTCCTCTCACAGTTGTCGAGCCAGTATGCAAGCTGCCTGAATGGAGCATAG
- the znuC gene encoding zinc ABC transporter ATP-binding protein ZnuC, with the protein MPSLVTLENISVKFAQRPVLAGISLKLEPGRILTLLGPNGAGKSTLVRVVLGLLTPDSGDVKRDANLRIGYVPQKLHIDPTLPISVERFMRLSRGSRADAILPALKRVQAGHLLHAPLQKLSGGETQRVLLARALLSDPQLLVLDEPTQGVDVNGQVALYDLIDQLRRELNCGVLMVSHDLHLVMAKTDEVLCLNHHICCSGTPEAVSQHPEFIAMFGPRGAQQLAIYRHHHNHRHDLQGRIVLRKGNGPS; encoded by the coding sequence ATGCCTTCACTTGTTACGCTCGAAAATATCTCTGTGAAATTCGCTCAGCGTCCGGTACTTGCGGGCATCAGCCTCAAACTGGAGCCGGGGCGAATTTTAACCTTGCTTGGCCCTAACGGTGCCGGGAAATCCACCCTGGTGCGCGTGGTGCTGGGCCTGCTGACGCCCGATAGCGGCGACGTGAAACGCGACGCCAATTTACGTATTGGTTATGTGCCGCAAAAACTGCATATCGACCCTACCCTGCCGATCAGCGTCGAACGTTTTATGCGTTTATCGCGTGGCAGCCGCGCTGATGCCATCCTGCCAGCGCTGAAACGTGTGCAGGCAGGCCATCTGTTGCATGCCCCTTTGCAGAAGTTATCCGGCGGTGAAACCCAACGTGTCCTGTTGGCCCGCGCGCTGTTAAGCGATCCCCAGTTGTTGGTGCTGGATGAGCCGACCCAGGGGGTCGATGTTAATGGTCAGGTCGCGTTGTATGATCTGATTGACCAATTGCGCCGCGAGCTGAACTGCGGCGTGCTGATGGTTTCGCACGACCTGCATTTGGTGATGGCAAAAACCGACGAAGTGTTATGCCTGAATCATCATATCTGCTGTTCTGGTACACCGGAGGCGGTATCGCAGCATCCGGAATTCATCGCCATGTTTGGTCCGCGCGGGGCGCAGCAACTGGCTATCTATCGCCATCATCATAATCATCGTCACGATTTACAGGGACGCATTGTTCTGCGCAAAGGAAACGGCCCGTCATGA
- the znuB gene encoding zinc ABC transporter permease subunit ZnuB, with the protein MIELLLPGWLGGVFLALAAGPLGAFVVWRRMSYFGDTLAHASLLGVAFGLLFNVNPYYAVIVVTVCLALGLVWLERRPHLAIDTLLGIMAHSALSLGLVVVSLMSGVRVDLMAYLFGDLLAVTPQDLWMMGGGVTIVLAVMAWQWRSLLSMTISPELAQVDGVNIQRTRLMLMLVTALTIGVAMKFVGALIITSLLIIPAATARRFSRSPEQMAGFAVIIGILAVTGGLSFSALYDTPAGPSVVLCAAVLFIISMAKKPAS; encoded by the coding sequence ATGATTGAACTGTTATTACCTGGCTGGCTGGGTGGGGTTTTTCTGGCACTGGCAGCCGGTCCGCTGGGTGCTTTTGTCGTCTGGCGTCGTATGTCCTATTTTGGTGACACCCTGGCGCATGCGTCACTGCTCGGCGTGGCATTCGGCCTGCTGTTTAACGTTAACCCCTATTATGCGGTGATCGTGGTGACGGTGTGCCTGGCGTTGGGGCTGGTGTGGCTGGAGCGTCGTCCTCATCTGGCGATTGATACCCTGCTCGGCATTATGGCGCACAGCGCGTTGTCGCTCGGCCTGGTGGTGGTCAGCCTGATGTCTGGGGTGCGGGTGGATTTAATGGCTTATCTGTTCGGCGACTTGCTGGCAGTCACTCCGCAGGATCTGTGGATGATGGGCGGTGGTGTGACCATTGTGCTGGCAGTGATGGCGTGGCAGTGGCGTTCTTTGCTGTCCATGACCATCAGCCCGGAGCTGGCGCAGGTAGACGGGGTTAATATTCAACGCACTCGTCTGATGCTGATGCTGGTCACCGCGCTCACCATCGGTGTGGCGATGAAGTTTGTCGGTGCGCTGATTATCACCTCGCTGTTGATCATCCCGGCAGCCACCGCACGCCGCTTTTCCCGCTCACCCGAGCAGATGGCGGGTTTTGCGGTGATCATCGGGATTCTCGCGGTCACCGGTGGGCTGAGCTTTTCGGCGCTGTATGATACGCCCGCCGGTCCTTCAGTCGTGCTGTGTGCTGCCGTGCTGTTTATCATCAGCATGGCAAAAAAACCGGCGTCCTGA